One Prunus dulcis chromosome 7, ALMONDv2, whole genome shotgun sequence DNA segment encodes these proteins:
- the LOC117634302 gene encoding uncharacterized protein LOC117634302 has protein sequence MKDEDGLPTSTTASAKKESSDSSVVLGKGRYKFWALAAILLLAFWSMFTGTVTLRWSAGNLNRLSDDLDSPIHDDLDVLEMEEREKVVKHMWDVYTNSRRIRLPRFWQEAFEAAYEELTSDVPGVREEAITEIAKMSVRSVDLDPPPVQSASAREFSKTLKQAEKGRELATSTRSGR, from the exons ATGAAGGATGAGGATGGCCTTCCAACGTCGACGACGGCCAGCGCGAAGAAGGAGAGCTCGGATTCGAGTGTAGTACTCGGGAAAGGCAGGTACAAGTTTTGGGCTTTGGCTGCGATTTTGTTGCTCGCGTTTTGGTCCATGTTCACCGGCACCGTCACGCTCCGGTGGTCCGCCGGCAACCTCAATCGGCTCTCCGACGACCTAGACTCTCCTATTCACGACGATCTCGATGTCCTT GAAATGGAGGAGAGGGAGAAGGTGGTGAAGCACATGTGGGATGTGTACACTAACAGCCGTCGGATCAGACTGCCCAGGTTCTGGCAAGAGGCATTTGAGGCTGCCTATGAGGAGTTAACCAGTGACGTCCCTGGTGTTCGAGAAGAAGCCATAACCGAGATCGCTAAAATGTCCGTGCGCTCTGTCGATCTCGATCCGCCTCCTGTACAATCTGCA AGTGCACGGGAGTTTAGTAAGACTCTGAAGCAGGCAGAGAAAGGTAGAGAACTGGCGACCTCGACACGGAGCGGTCGATGA
- the LOC117634298 gene encoding plant-specific TFIIB-related protein 1, producing the protein MRCPYCLAGQGRCATTTNSRRSITECTSCGRVVEERQSQFHHLFHLRAQDNPLCLVTSDLPTLHHQAQPNNAAADDDDPFEPTGFITAFSTWSLEPNPLFLRSSLSFSGHLAELERTLESTSSSSSSSPSSSTVVVDNLRAYMQIIDVASILGLEYDISDHAFQLFRDCCSTTCLRNRSVEALATAALVQAIREAQEPRTLQEISIAANVPQKEIGKYIKILGEALQLSQPINSNSISVHMPRFCTLLQLNKSAQKLATHIGEVVINKCFCTRRNPISISAAAIYLACQLEDKRKTQAEICKVTGLTEVTLRKVYKELLENWDDLLPSNYTPAVPPERAFPTTVIASGRSSTSKVDLVEIPVYLEREKLPEIKPNKPNEGLDMNVPAIGKEEFELKGNSRGAQTTVLNQSTTFWQHQVPYGTSGLRTAGKNSHNGTEGMDIDEPQRNQQPNQQFEQKMGMDSNGLTSTRKPTQILSPPASGACSVTRQFRCPPPSSGSSPNVCYVLPPKLAPGYTELRGSGSQNGSENAKQSGDA; encoded by the exons ATGAGGTGCCCGTACTGCTTGGCCGGGCAAGGCCGGTGCGCGACGACAACAAACTCCCGTCGTTCGATAACGGAGTGCACGTCGTGTGGTCGTGTGGTGGAAGAGCGCCAATCCCAATTCCACCACCTCTTCCACCTTCGCGCCCAAGACAACCCTCTCTGCCTCGTCACCTCCGACCTCCCCACCCTCCACCACCAGGCCCAACCCAACAACGCAGCCGCCGACGACGACGACCCGTTCGAGCCCACCGGATTCATCACCGCCTTCTCGACCTGGTCCCTGGAGCCCAACCCGCTCTTCCTCcgctcctctctctccttctccgGCCACCTCGCCGAGCTCGAGCGCACCCTCGAATCcacctcctcttcttcttcatcatcccCGTCGTCTTCCACCGTTGTGGTCGATAATCTCAGGGCCTACATGCAAATCATCGATGTCGCTTCGATCCTGGGCTTGGAATACGACATCTCAGACCACGCGTTTCAGCTCTTCAGGGACTGTTGCTCCACTACTTGCTTGAGGAATCGCAGCGTTGAAGCTCTCGCTACTGCTGCTCTTGTGCAGGCCATCAGAGAAGCCCAAGAGCCCAGAACCCTCCAg GAAATCTCAATTGCAGCCAATGTGCCCCAGAAGGAAATTGGTAAGTATATCAAGATACTTGGAGAAGCACTGCAACTTAGTCAGCCCATCAACAGCAACTCCATATCCGTCCATATGCCACGGTTTTGCACTCTCCTCCAGCTCAATAAATCTGCTCAG AAACTGGCAACTCACATTGGAGAGGTTGTCATAAACAAATGCTTCTGCACTCGTAGGAACCCCATTAGCATCTCTGCAGCTGCAATATATTTAGCCTGCCAGCTTGAAGACAAGCGAAAAACCCAAGCAGAGATTTGTAAGGTGACTGGTCTTACTGAAGTCACTCTCCGGAAAGTTTACAAGGAGCTGTTGGAGAATTGGGATGACTTGCTCCCATCTAATTATACTCCAGCCGTTCCTCCGGAAAGAGCATTCCCTACCACTGTAATCGCTTCAGGCCGTTCTTCAACATCTAAAGTTGATTTAGTCGAAATACCAGTttatttggagagagagaagctgcCTGAAATAAAACCTAACAAACCAAATGAGGGATTAGACATGAATGTTCCGGCCATAGGTAAAGAGGAGTTCGAGCTTAAAGGTAATTCTCGAGGTGCGCAAACCACTGTTTTGAATCAATCAACAACTTTCTGGCAACACCAGGTTCCATATGGCACTTCTGGTTTAAGGACAGCAGGAAAGAACTCTCATAATGGCACCGAAGGAATGGACATCGATGAGCCGCAACGTAACCAGCAGCCTAACCAACAGTTTGAGCAGAAGATGGGTATGGACTCAAACGGTCTTACTAGTACACGAAAGCCAACTCAAATTTTGAGCCCCCCAGCTTCAGGTGCATGCTCAGTTACCAGGCAGTTTCGGTGCCCTCCACCTTCATCAGGTTCTTCTCCAAATGTTTGTTATGTGCTGCCACCAAAGCTGGCCCCAGGTTATACTGAGCTTAGAGGTAGCGGGAGTCAAAATGGAAGTGAAAATGCCAAACAGAGTGGAGATGCCTAG
- the LOC117635181 gene encoding F-box protein At5g07610-like gives MDRGRRANQVLVNKNSKIYMDLKDIVRDHALPYLPAKSLFRFTGVCRDWKLDILTPFFAHKQSNCFSDISGFFYQSRADPSSFISLDRNAYGVPDPCLKFLPEPVDIRTSSNGLLCCQGRDGYKAYYICNPVTKKWKQLPKANADHGSDPAIVLIFEPSLLNFVAEYKLVCAFPSVDFDNGYEFEIYSSKEGSWRVSGEIYFGNKTLVPRSGVHVNDIVYWQAMGSQILVFDLKMERTQLLYGDFYGTGGCAALGLMDGKLCLTKAQSSGLTVNVLSNAYTNTMEMNSKARTWKTKHQITLSPSPFAPAADRLSSNIMFASGNVVLFRSGGKIYSYNLKTKETQCVGDEFDYDARIVSHVNSLVEI, from the coding sequence ATGGATCGAGGAAGGAGAGCAAATCAGGTACtagtaaacaaaaacagtaaGATATACATGGACCTCAAGGACATCGTTAGGGATCATGCCCTCCCATATCTTCCTGCTAAATCACTTTTCAGGTTCACTGGAGTTTGTAGGGACTGGAAGCTCGACATCCTAACTCCTTTCTTTGCCCACAAGCAGTCGAATTGTTTTTCTGATATCTCGGGCTTCTTTTATCAATCCAGAGCAGACCCATCTTCATTCATATCTCTTGACCGCAATGCATATGGTGTTCCAGACCCATGTCTGAAGTTCTTGCCTGAGCCAGTTGACATAAGGACTTCTTCCAATGGTTTACTTTGCTGCCAGGGTCGTGATGGCTACAAGGCTTATTACATATGCAATCCTGTTACTAAGAAGTGGAAACAACTTCCTAAGGCAAATGCTGATCATGGATCTGACCCTGCTATTGTTCTCATCTTTGAACCATCGTTGCTGAACTTTGTGGCCGAGTACAAGCTCGTATGTGCTTTTCCATCCGTTGATTTTGACAATGGATATGAATTTGAGATTTATTCCTCCAAGGAGGGGTCTTGGAGAGTTTCTGGTGAGATTTACTTTGGCAATAAAACTCTTGTGCCAAGATCTGGTGTTCATGTGAACGACATAGTTTATTGGCAGGCAATGGGTTCTCAGATTCTTGTTTTTGACCTGAAGATGGAGCGCACACAACTCCTCTATGGCGATTTTTACGGCACAGGAGGATGTGCGGCCCTGGGTCTGATGGATGGAAAGCTTTGTTTGACAAAGGCTCAGTCTTCTGGATTAACTGTGAATGTATTGTCTAACGCATACACAAACACAATGGAGATGAACAGCAAGGCCAGGAcatggaaaacaaaacatcAGATCACTCTATCACCTTCACCCTTCGCTCCGGCTGCTGATCGCTTGTCAAGTAACATAATGTTTGCCAGTGGAAATGTGGTCTTGTTTCGCAGTGGCGGAAAAATCTATTCGTACAACCTGAAGACTAAAGAAACTCAATGTGTGGGTGATGAATTTGATTACGATGCGAGGATTGTCTCGCATGTGAACAGTCTTGTGGAGATCTAG
- the LOC117634303 gene encoding uncharacterized protein LOC117634303, translating into MKEDSSIVRIDRKTSIESEPRTLGFDQIQFAREAARYVLKTKNIEEAMRIFTEGLVPVVSSINQNGDEMMDSFEDLEYSEDNYIRPQGPRDCVSAPF; encoded by the exons ATGAAGGAAGATTCATCAATCGTACGGATTGATAGGAAAACATCAATAGAAAGTGAGCCAAGAACGCTGGGGTTCGATCAAATTCAGTTTGCAAGG GAGGCAGCTAGGTATGTgttgaaaacaaagaatatAGAAGAAGCAATGCGCATTTTCACAGAG GGTTTGGTGCCAGTGGTGAGTTCGATTAACCAAAATGGTGACGAAATGATGGATTCGTTTGAGGATCTTGAGTACTCAGAAGATAATTATATAAGACCACAGGGGCCGAGGGACTGTGTCTCAGCGCCTTTTTAA
- the LOC117634300 gene encoding acidic leucine-rich nuclear phosphoprotein 32-related protein: MDEIWERAVETALEGQSDHAAARALTLDGAVKCVQGRLPPPSLLEKFQNLQHLSIANVGVSSLEQFPRLRNLQKLILSDNRIAGGLEFLVEAGLDSLRDLDLSNNRIQHVEDLAPLAQLKLVSLDLYECPVTHVKDYRSRVFGLIKSLKYLDKMDAEENERPESDDEEDDEDDEEDDPGSGEIDGEDRPFRMTNGHSEAVEGVVDVDEDDESDADEEETVTATRVNGQNHQTANGFRVAAVAGEEGDEDEEGDDDEENDSGEEIDEEDVDDDDVVEVQEIEDSDDEEDGVEYDEEDDDDDDEDDEEEEVDNDEGDLAEPESTGRLTSTEGEIDGHEQGEDDADEDDNGETGEEEQLVEEDGEFEDEDGEEEEEDYGAGYLVQPVVQAEEEDAGGSDMDAGNEEGDGEEEEVEDDEDDEVQVLPPPSSSSSQMKRKRDEAADSDDNGEDDEEDDDVVEYSKSSKKHR; encoded by the exons ATGGACGAGATCTGGGAGCGAGCCGTTGAGACAGCGCTAGAGGGCCAGAGCGACCACGCCGCGGCTCGAGCCCTAACCCTAGACGGCGCCGTTAAGTGCGTTCAGGGTCGTCTACCTCCTCCGAGCCTTCTAGAGAAGTTTCAGAACCTTCAGCATCTCTCGATTGCAAACGTGGGCGTTTCGTCCCTGGAGCAGTTCCCGAGGCTCCGAAATCTCCAGAAGCTAATCCTCTCGGATAATCGAATCGCTGGAGGCCTTGAATTTCTCGTAGAAGCCGGTCTCGACTCGCTGAGAGACCTCGACCTCTCGAACAATCGGATTCAGCATGTCGAAGATCTCGCGCCGCTCGCGCAGCTCAAGCTGGTGTCCCTTGATCTGTATGAGTGTCCGGTCACTCATGTCAAGGATTATCGATCTAGGGTGTTTGGATTGATCAAGTCGTTGAAGTATTTGGATAAGATGGACGCGGAGGAGAACGAGAGGCCGGAATCTGATGACGAGGAGGACGACGAAGATGACGAGGAGGATGATCCTGGGAGCGGTGAAATCGATGGTGAGGATCGGCCATTTAGGATGACCAATGGCCACAGTGAGGCGGTTGAAGGTGTTGTTGATGTTGATGAGGATGACGAGAGTGATGCAGACGAGGAAGAGACTGTGACTGCGACGAGGGTGAATGGACAAAATCACCAGACAGCAAATGGATTTCGGGTTGCTGCTGTGGCTGGTGAAGAGGGagatgaggatgaggagggAGACGATGATGAAGAGAATGATTCTGGTGAAGAAATCGATGAAGAGGATGTTGATGATGACGATGTGGTGGAGGTTCAAGAGATTGAGGATAGTGACGATGAGGAAGATGGGGTTGAGTATGATGAGGAGGATGATGACGACGATGATGAAGATGACGAAGAAGAGGAGGTGGACAATGATGAAGGGGATCTTGCAGAGCCGGAGAGTACAGGGAGGTTGACGAGCACGGAAGGAGAGATTGATGGACATGAACAAGGGGAGGATGATGCGGATGAGGATGATAATGGAGAGACCGGGGAGGAAGAGCAGTTAGTAGAAGAGGATGGGGaatttgaagatgaagatggtgAGGAAGAG GAAGAGGACTATGGTGCAGGTTACTTAGTTCAACCCGTGGTGCAGGCTGAGGAAGAGGATGCTGGTGGCAGTGACATGGATGCAGGAAATGAAGAAGGTGATGGCGAAGAGGAGGAAGTTGAAGacgatgaagatgatgaagttCAGGTGTTGCCgcccccttcttcttcttcttctcaaatgaagaggaagagagatgAAGCTGCAGATTCGGATGACAATGGTGAGGACGATGAGGAGGACGACGATGTTGTCGAGTACAGCAAGTCTTCAAAGAAGCATCGTTGA
- the LOC117635051 gene encoding uncharacterized protein LOC117635051, whose protein sequence is MMLLVSPASTSLLSNPLQSFHATYKTTSTRLQAPAKVLAMAKQTSDDSSSSTIAEKAAIAGGLVSTPVIGWSLYTLKTTGCGLPPGPGGSIGALEGVSYLAVLGIVGWSLYTKTKTGSGLPNGPFGLLGAVEGLSYLSLLSILVVFGLQFFQQGSIPGPLPSDQCFG, encoded by the coding sequence atgaTGTTGCTAGTTTCTCCAGCATCCACCTCCCTATTATCAAACCCACTTCAAAGCTTCCATGCCACATACAAAACAACATCAACCAGATTGCAAGCCCCAGCCAAGGTCTTAGCCATGGCAAAGCAAACCAGCGAcgacagcagcagcagcaccaTTGCAGAGAAAGCAGCCATAGCAGGAGGCCTAGTCTCCACCCCAGTGATTGGCTGGTCACTCTACACCCTCAAAACAACCGGCTGTGGCCTGCCGCCCGGACCCGGTGGCTCCATCGGTGCCCTTGAAGGCGTGAGCTATTTGGCTGTCCTGGGAATTGTAGGGTGGTCCTTGTacaccaaaaccaaaactgGCTCTGGCCTCCCTAATGGCCCTTTTGGCCTTTTGGGTGCTGTTGAAGGTCTCTCTTACTTGTCTTTGCTCTCCATTTTGGTGGTGTTTGGGCTCCAATTTTTTCAGCAGGGCTCCATTCCAGGACCCCTCCCCAGTGACCAGTGCTTTGGATGA